The segment AGTCTACACTCAGCGCATGTTCTTTAATAGACGATGATAGAAAGTCAACATTATACAATGTCTACTGGCCTGTTTAGTTACATGagcatcatttcaaatccaaccTATTGTTGTTATAATTGTTAATGTAATAACATTAAGTATACACACAACCGCTTCCcacgggagagagacagagtagattGTAGTGACCGAGTCACTCCGGTCGACATCTCTCGTCATTCAAAGCATATCCAAATTAAACAAGTAATAATTTCCTACACCACTGAAGTCACTACATCTCGACTCACCTATTAGCTCCGCGCAGAATGCCCCTCTGCATCAATTATTGATCATTAGCAATATAGCACTAATAGCTAATGACCTGAGTGAAAGACTAACTGTACTCCGCACTTGTTGCTCTTCAATACctttcaacaaaacaacaacctcCTCATACCTTAGTATCTTGAGATGTCACATCTTTACGCGATCCAGTGGTAGTAATACATCAATGTCCACACAATCATCTACAATCATCCTCCCTCAGGGAAAATAGAAAGAAAAATCAAGGATGAGAAAAACCTTCTAAGGGTGAGAAATAACACTAAGGAGATGAGAAAAACTAACCATAGAGAGTGAGAAAACACTAATACAGACCGGTGAGAGACATGAGGAACACAAGAGGTAGCAGAACAAACCACACAAGGGTGAGAAAAACAAGGGAGTGAAGAAAACTGCAAAGTCGGTGAGCCAAAAACAAAGTGATGGATAAGCATAAACAACAAAATGTACGTAGCCGGAAAACACCGAAGAGTGAGAAAGAGCCAAGGGAGCAAAACACACAAGGAGCGTGAGaagaacaaacacacagaggTGTAAGACAGACACAAGAGTCGTCAGAGACGAAACACAAGGTGAACGACAACAAACACAAGAGAGTAGGAGATAACAATGTCTACGAGCGACTCAACGAAGGTGAGTGGAGAAAACGAAGAGGCGTACGAGCAGAAAACTCTCACAAGGGCTAGACGAAATCACAAGGATCAGAAACACACGGGCTGGGAAAACAACAACGGATGAAGAAATACAAGGTCTAGTGAGAAAATCAAGGGTAGAGATAAACACAAAGCAGCATGAGGAGAGAACACAAGGTGAACAGAAACACACTGAAGGGGTGAGAAAACACAGAGGGTGGAAAACACAAGGGATGAGAAAATACAAACATAATAAAAGGATGTAAAGAGATAACAACACACAGGTAGAAAGAGGCAACAACAGCAAGGACAcgcctcttgtctctctccactctctcttcctgATCCTTGTACTGACTGCCGAACAGCGACAAGTTCACAGAATAAACTATACGGCGATAGGTCCCAGTCTATTATCTATCAAAACCTAATGCATGCATGCATGAACCTCTCCTATCCATGCCTACCTAATCAACGACCATCGAACCCACACCGGCAAAGGACAGAACACATCTGAGTTAGGGTCCCATGTCATTCTAATATCAACTCCAAGTGCTATGCTAGCCTCTACCTTCATGTATACCTTACCACTGAGGAACTTACGAACCGACAGCGACATCGTAAACTTGCGGATGATATCTCCCAAACAGCTATTCCTCCTAAGGTCTGCAAATGTCATCagactaagtcaaggggtgtgactaagtcaaggggtgtgactaagtcaaggggtgtgactaagtcaaggggtgtgactaagtcaaggggtgtgactactttctSAAGGSKCTGTAGCCAATAGGAATTGGCAGAAGGWCTACATCAAAGATAACACAATAACGTATCTGGGTTGTCTTCCMAAAACRGAAGAATTAAGCAACTAAATAGATTATTTTCAATTCCCTGCGCTCTTTTATATTAATTCCTTATGTCACTATTTcatttgaatttattttaatCTTGATCTTTAGTGAGTAAAAGGCCGTCACTAAGCATTTCACCGTTATTAAATAATAATTCGATTAGATGTATTAAAAAGTTTGACTGTTTCGACACAACGATGATTAGAAACATACCCAGAAAATAGGCCGTAACTAAAATGTGTTCAATTCAAGTGTCTCTCTCCTAGATCCAGGATTTTAGCACAATGATTTTTTAATCAGAATTGTACAATAGGACAAtgaagtaaatcaaatcaaatcaaatgtatttatatagcccttcgtacatcagctgatatctcaaagtgctgtacagaaacccagcctaaaacccccaaacagcaagcaatgcaggtgtagaagcaggtgtagaagcaggtaTAGAAGCAGGTGTAGGTGTAGaagtattgattgattgattgattgattggttgattggttgattgattgattgattggctgattgattgattgattggttgattgattgattggttgattgattgattggttgattggttgattggttgattgattgattggttgattggttgattgattgattgattggttgattggttgattggttgattgattgatacctTCTTCTGGTTGTTACATCTTTCCGAGGCAGGGTAGCAGGCCCCGCTGCCCCCCTCACAGGGGTACTCGCCCTCCTGGCAGACCGGGCAGTCCTCCTCGTCGCGCCCCGTAGGGCAGTGCCAGTACCCGTCACAGCGCTGGCGCTCAGAGTAACAGCCCTGGTCCTCTCCGCACGGGTGTTCCCCAGGGAAACAGTAACCTTTCACCTGCAGGACAGGAACTGTCTTCATGAAGTCATCATCATCTGGTCTGGATAAACTCTGTACTAGTCCATAGTCTTCTGGCCTTGGTCAGGATAAACTCTGGGTACTAGTCTTCTCCTGGTCAGGATAAACTCTGGGTACTAGTCTTTCTGGCTGGTCAGGATAAACTCTGGTACTAGTCTTCTGTCTGGTCAGGATAAACTCTGGGTACTAGTCTTCTGTCTGGTCTGGACTAAAACTCTGGGTACTAGTCATAGTCTTTGCCTGGTCAGGATAAACTCTGGGTACTAGTCATAGTCTTCTGCCTGGTCTGGATAAACTCTGGGTGGCTAGCTCTGTCTGGTCTGGATTAAACTCTGGGTACTAGTCATAGTCTTCTGCTGGTCAGGATAACTCTGGGTACTAGTCTTCTGCCTGGTCTGGAATAAACTCTGGTACTAGTCATAGTCTTCTGCCTGGTCTGGATAAACTCTGGGTACTAGTCTTCTGTCTGGTCTGGATAAACTCTGGGTACTAGTCTTCTGCCTGGTCCAGGATAAACTCTGGGTATCGTCTCTTGCCTGGTCAGGATAAACTCTGGGTACTAGTCTTCTGGCCTGGTCTGGATAAACTCTGGGTACTAGTCATAGACTTCTGCCTGGTCTGGATAAACTCTGGGTACTAGTCTTCTGCCTGGTCTGGAAAACTCTGGTACTAGTCATAGTCTTCTGCCTGGTCTGGATAAACTCTGGGTACTAGTCATTAGTCTTCTGCCTGGTCTGGATAAACTCTGGGTACTAGTCTTCTGCCTGGTCTGATAAACTCTGAGTACTAGTCCATAGACTTCTGCGTCCTCGGATAAACTCTGGGTACTAGTCTTCTGCCTGGTCTGGTAAAACTCTGGGTACTAGTCATAGACTTCTGCCTGGTCTGGGATAACTCCTGGGTACTATTCTGCCTGGTCTGGATAAACTCTGGTACTAGTCATAGTCTTCTCCTGGTCTGGATAAACTCTGGGTACTAGTCATAGACTTCTGCCTGGTCTGGATAAACTCTGGGTACTAGTCTCTGCCTGGTCAGGATAAACCTGGGACTGTCTTCGCTGTCTGGATAAACTCTGGGTACTAGTCTTCTGCCTGGTCAGGATAAACTCTGGGTACTAGTCATAATCTTCTGCCTGGTCAGGATAAACTCTGGGTACTAGTCTTCTGCCTGGTCTGGATAAACTCTGGGTACTAGTCTTTCTGTCTGGTCGGATAAACTCTGGGTACTAGTCTTCTGGTCAGGATAAACTCTGGACTAGTCTTCTGTCTGGTCCAGGATAAACTCTGGGTACTAGTCATGACTCTGCTGGTCAGGATAAACTCTGGTACTAGTCTTCTGTCTGGTCTGGAATAACTCTGGGTACTAGTCTGATCCTGCTGGTCAGGATAAACTCTGGTACTAGTCTTCTGTCTGGTCTGGATAAACTCTGGTACTAGTCTTCTGCTGGTCAGGATAAACTCTGGGTACTAGTCTTCTGTCTGGTCAGGATAAACTTGGGCCATACCAATGACaattcaaaacacaaaacacatgaaAACAAAACAGAGTCTTCATCATCAAGAAAACCATTTCAATCCCACTGTCCCAAATCAATCTACCTGGTATGAGCGTGGACCCATGCAGGCTGAGTGGTGTTAGGGTCAGGgtctagggtcagggttaggtcagggttaggtcagggttagggtcaggttaaGTTAGGgtagggtcagggttaaggtcagggttagggttagggtcagggttagggtcagggttaggttacGGTCAGGGtcaggttagggtcagggttaaggttagggttagggttaaggttaggcctaCCTGGTATGTAGCGTTGTGGTGTTTAGGGTCAGGGTCAGTACCTGGTATGTAGTGGTTTGgtgtcagggttagggtcagggtcagcCTACTGGTATGTAGCGTTGTGGTGTTAGGGTCAGGTCAGCCTACCTGGTATGTAAGTGTTGTGGtgtttagggtcagggttagggtcagggttaaggtcagggttagggtcagaggttagggtcaggggttagCCTACCTGGTATGTAGCGTTgtgtgttagggtcagggttagccTAGCTGGTATGTAGCGTTGGGTGTTAGGGTCAGgttaggtcagggttagggtcagggtcagcCTACTGgtatgtagcgtgtgtgtgttagggtcatggttaaggtcagggttaggtcaGGGTTCAGGGTTAGTGTGGGTcagggttaaggtagggttagggtcagggttaaggtcagggtaggtcagggttaaggttagggttaggttcagggttagggtcagggttaggctAGGGTCATGTACGTcagggttaaggtagggttaggtCAGGgtaggtcagggttagggttaaggtagggtcatggttaggtagggttaggtagggttaaggtcagggtcagggttagggttagggtcagggtaggGTCAGGGTTTAGGGTCAGGGTAgggtcaggttagggttagggtcaggtttagGTCGGGTAGGTCAGGTCGCCTACCTGGTACGTAGCGTTGAACCCATGCCCAGGGCTGAGTGGTTGGGCCAGGTACTGTAGACTCATCTGTCCTCTACTGGATTCTAACAGGGTTGGTCTCCTGTTGTTATGATGAGACAGGGCCTGCAGGAGGCGCTCTGCTCTCTGGACCAGCCCATCATAGACATGGAGGGAGTCCCCTGCCTAACCCCAGGTCCAGCTGCAACACGATGGCTTAGTGTCCTAGGAGGAGGGATGAGTTCATCAGGTAGTCCACCGAGGGGCACCGTATTGATTAAAAAACGTAAAATCTAAATAACAAATTTCGTGATTTTCCATTGCCTGCAAGACAGTTTAACTAAACAAGCTTCTTTAGACTCTGCTATAGCCAGTCAGCATGTGTTCAGCTGTGTAACTCTGCTATAGATCAGTCAGCATGTGTTCAGCTGTGTAACTTGCTATAGATCAGTCAGCATGTGTAACTCTGCTATAGATCAGTCAGCATGTTGTTCCAGCTGTGTAATCTGCTCTAAGATCAGTCAGCATGTGTTCCTCTCTTTAACTNNNNNNNNNNNNNNNNNNNNNNNNNNNNNNNNNNNNNNNNNNNNNNNNNNNNNNNNNNNNNNNNNNNNNNNNNNNNNNNNNNNNNNNNNNNNNNNNNNNNNNNNNNNNNNNNNNNNNNNNNNNNNNNNNNNNNNNNNNNNNNNNNNNNNNNNNNNNNNNNNNNNNNNNNNNNNNNNNNNNNNNNNNNNNNNNNNNNNNNNNNNNNNNNNNNNNNNNNNNNNNNNNNNNNNNNNNNNNNNNNNNNNNNNNNNNNNNNNNNNNNNNNNNNNNNNNNNNNNNNNNNNNNNNNNNNNNNNNNNNNNNNNNNNNNNNNNNNNNNNNNNNNNNNNNNNNNNNNNNNNNNNNNNNNNNNNNNNNNNNNNNNNNNNNNNNNNNNNNNNNNNNNNNNNNNNNNNNNNNNNNNNNNNNNNNNNNNNNNNNNNNNNNNNNNNNNNNNNNNNNNNNNNNNNNNNNNNNNNNNNNNNNNNNNNNNNNNNNNNNNNNNNNNNNNNNNNNNNNNNNNNNNNNNNNNNNNNNNNNNNNNNNNNNNNNNNNNNNNNNNNNNNNNNNNNNNNNNNNNNNNNNNNNNNNNNNNNNNNNNNNNNNNNNNNNNNNNNNNNNNNNNNNNNNNNNNNNNNNNNNNNNNNNNNNNNNNNNNNNNNNNNNNNNNNNNNNNNNNNNNNNNNNNNNNNNNNNNNNNNNNNNNNNNNNNNNNNNNNNNNNNNNNNNNNNNNNNNNNNNNNNNNNNNNNNNNNNNNNNNNNNNNNNNNNNNNNNNNNNNNNNNNNNNNNNNNNNNNNNNNNNNNNNNNNNNNNNNNNNNNNNNNNNNNNNNNNNNNNNNNNNNNNNNNNNNNNNNNNNNNNNNNNNNNNNNNNNNNNNNNNNNNNNNNNNNNNNNNNNNNNNNNNNNNNNNNNNNNNNNNNNNNNGGGTTCTAcgtttgacctttgacctcccAGAGTTGCTTTGTCTAGAGAGTTTGTCTCACCTGGGTTCTATTGACCTTTGACTCCAGAGTTGCTTTGTCTAGAgagttttgtctcacctgggtTCTACGTTGACCTTTGACTAGTAATAAAGGGCTTAATGAGATTTCTGACTCGCCTCCACGGAAATGGCAACTGTGACCTAATTTTTCATAGGCGGTGATGCTGCGTGTTTGTACATGTACCCTTAATGGAAACCGTTTCCTGTTACCCTCTACACATAAacattaacatacacacacacacacacacataatactacAATCCACATCTATCCTTACTGCTGCCCTGCCACCTGCTGGTTGACTGTACACAAGAAGCTGTTCTCCGTGTAGAGTGATTGTGACTGTGAGAATCATACATGTTTAATTGCTGACTTAACATGGCTAGTATCTCCTCTACAGGTTCCTCTCTACCGCGGTCTAACGGAAGTGAGGGACTATCAGGTTCCTATCCTGGAAATCTCACCCTCAGAGGTCAGTAGAGGTTGGACATTCCATCCCAGGTAGAccaagacctgggttcaaatacaatgTCAGGTGTTTCATAACGTTTCAAAACAACTATTCAGATAACTTTTATTTGAAaaacaagtagttgaatatttgaatatatttggagatactcaaatacactcccatgcattaacccatgtatttgaaataagtattagaaaatactttaaaatacaatttggtcgactatttggtttttacaaataaccattaaaatatttgtttttgaaatactcaaatacacataaCCCATTTAAATAACAAATGTCAAATGCATGTATTTGAACCACTCTTATCACTGCTGCCTCAACCTATCCTGCTGTAGCAGACCCCACTCTTATCACTGCTGCCTCAACCTATCCTGCTGTAGCAGACCCCACTTTTATCACTGCTGCCTCAACCTATCCTGCTGTAGCAGACCACTTTTATCACTGCTGCCTCAACCTATCCTGCTGTAGCCTGCTACTGGAACTATATCAGACTATaataatactctctctctctctctctctctctcctgtctctctctttctaatctctctcacttcctctttctttctaATCTCTTTTGTCTTTTtagatttgtattattttgtttttgcaCCAACCTCTGCTATGAATTAAACTTCCCCGGTCTCCACGGATTCGAATGAGCTTCCTGCTAAGGAGGCTTTTTGAAATGGTGAGTTCTGTCCCCAATCCCCTTTCTGCATTGGTTTGTTAATCGCTGCTTTATACTCTGTAAACTAgaactgaacagttgatgttatcACGGCTTTTGTCCTACTGGTTATTTCCCAATGTTATgctatggatataaagaagatgTACAACTTCCTGTTTAGCCCCATGTGAAGGAGCACATTATAGAAATACAGAAACATCAGATCTCTTCAATATGATCTGAAACAGTCATCTACAGCAACAGATAGAAGTATCTTATTTAACAATGTCGACTTCCATTGTGAATTTCTCTGAACTCCATTAGAAGATTAGCTTGGTTTATTGGTCTACTGTGGAGATGTGCACTCTGGTCCCAAGACTTATCCAAAGCTAAAGGCAGACAGCGTTTTtcctgcacacaacacacacacacacgcacacacacacacacacacacacacacacacacacaacacacaccacacacacacacacacacacaccacacacacacacaccacagtattGCTCTTTTGTTGGATTTAGAGGAGAAATGCTAAGTAACAAATCATCTCTTCCCGCTGTTCTTCACCCAGTTATTGGTGGCATTAACACAGCAGGTAGGTTTTCTACTGACATTGACTTATGTATAGtgactacatgtatttattgagAAATAAGCACCTCATTTTATTTATGATTTGTGCTGTTTATTCACCTCATCGGTCTCTTATCCTCCTCCAGTGGATGATACCCTTTATTCAGAGTTCTATGAAGCCATTGGAGGTAAAGTAGGATTACTGGTACATTTATGATTTAcatttaaagcatttttaaaactatttttctCTATCAATACAATCTCTCTTTCTTCATTGATCCTGATCCTGTAGGAGATATGGACCTCCTATGATGATGGAGCGTCTAACTCAGACTAGCCGTAAGTACACAAGAGAACACAGGGGTAATGCGGTCATGGTAACATGGTTCATAGTACCCTTGGGCCTTGAGAGATATGACATATACATTGTATTGGGCCGTTCCGTTGTTCTATTGTTGTTTTATGTTGTCCTGGATACAATATTATTCCCCTGTCTTCTCTGTCCCATCAGGTGCCCAATCATCTTCTCTGGTTGATATTCTTCTACTGGTTCTTCCACTCGTCCTTGAACTTTATTGCTGAGCTCCTGCAATTTGGAGACCGAGAGTTTTACAGAGACTGGTGGTAGGGGAAATGAATACGGTCTATTTTGTTACGTTCCATTGTTTGTTGCCAGTATGTTATTAAGAGGGAGAAGTRATCATTTGAGATGTGCACAAGTAAAATATCAATAGCATGTCCCACTGTAAAATACATCACTTCACATGACTAGGAGACTTTTCCCTTTCTTGCAGGAACTCTGAGACCATCACATACTTTTGGCAAAACTGGAATATTCCAGTACACAAGTGGTGCCTTCGGTGAGTAGATGCAATGTATTCTATACatagtatactgtatgtaacatTGAGATCCTATAAATGATTCAATGGtacggaatcagtggaatggataCTGAGCAGAAATGTATTGAGGATGTATTGGGGATTTGTGAGCTGGTTTGAAGCTGCCGTGAGGTGTTTGATGATACGCGTCCTCCCgtgttgctccctctctctcccaaagCCACTTCTACAAGCCCCTGCTGAAGAGTGGAGTCAGTAAGTGGCTCGGCCAATCAGCAGTGTTCCTGGCTTCAGCCTTCTTTCATGAGGTGAGGTGCTCTGCTCCTRGCTGGGTGAAACCAGACTGACCGCTGTGCTCATCTTTACTATTCCTTGTGAAGTGAAACAGAATGTTAGCTTCATCAGGCTGGTGTTTAACCAGGATACTCTGCTGCTACTACAGCTCATATCGTCACTGTCTGACCAAAACATACATTCGCCAAAACATCAACTTttcaaagagaaaaaaaagaaaaaaacatgttttccatcAACAAATATAGAATTATGACAATTTACAAGCTATTTGAATACATGTTCTTGGTTCTAAAGACATGAAATGTTCAGAGTACATTGAGGTTAGATACCACTTTcaataaatgtaaaacaatttaaattggcaaaaatgtatttcaaggttttcatcagacaatgactatatacagtatgtataccaTTTGTGAGAAATCCTGCATTTTATCAGACTACAGTTTCATAATTGCTGAGATTGCTAGTCAGATTAGACTTTAAAGGCCACAGATATAGTTATTGCATGACAGTACAGTGGCTATACTACACAGTGACTATAATACACAGTGTATAATACACAGTGAAACTATAATACACAGTGACTATAATACACAGTGGCTATACTACACAGTGGCTATACTACACAGTGGCTATCTACAGTGGCTATACTGCACAGTGGCTATACTGCACAGTGGCTATACTGACACAGTGGCTATACTACACAGTGGCTATACTACACAGTGGCTATACTACACAGTGGCTATACTGCACAGTGGCTATACTACAACAGTGGCTATAATACACAGTGACTATATCACAGTGCTATACTACACAGTGGCTATACTACACAGTGACTATACTACAGTGGCTATACTACAGTGGCTATACTCCAAGTGGCTATACTGCACAGTGGCTATACTACACAGTGGCTATAATACACAGTGACTATAATACACAGTGGCTATACTACACAGTGGCTATACTACACAGTGACTATACTACACAGTGGCTATCTACACGTGCTATACTACACAGTGGCTATAATACACAGTGACTAATACTGCACAGTGACTATACTACACAGTGTCTATACTACACAGTGCTATACTACACAGTGGCTATACTGCACAGTGGCTATACTGCACAGTGGCTTACTGCACAGTGGCTATACTACACAGTGGCTATACTACACAGTGGCTATACTACACAGTGCTATACTGCACAGTGGCTATACTACACCAGTGGCTATATGCACAGTGGCTATACTACACAGTGGCTATAATACACAGTGACTATAATACACAGTGGCTATACTGCACAGTGTCTATACTACACAGTGGCTATACTACACGGTGGCTATTAATACACAGTGTCTATACTACACAGTGGCTATACTGCACGGTGGCTATACTACACAGTGACTATACTACAGAGTGGCTATACTACACAGTGGCTATACTGCACAGTGGCTATACTACACAGTGGCTATACTGCACGGTGGCTATACTACCACAGTGGCTATACTACACAGTGGCTTATCCTGACGGTGGCTATACTGCACGGATGGCTGTATAACTACACAGTGACTATACTAACCAGTGGCTATCTACACAGTGGCTATACTGCACAGCGCTATAATACAGTGGTATACTGCACGATGGCTATACTACACAGTGGCTATACTAACAGTGGCTATACTACACGGTGGGCTATACTGCACGGTGCTATAATACAGTGGCTATATACACAGTGGCTATAATACACAGTGGATATAATAACACAGTGGCTATACTACACAGTGGCTATACTACAAGTGGCTATACTACACAGTGGCTATACTACCCAGTGGCTATACTGCACGGTGGCTATAATACACAGTGGCTTATAATACACAGTGGCTATAATACACAGTGGATATAATACACAGTGGATATAATACACAGTGGCTATACTACACAGTGGCTATACTACACAGTGGCTATAATACAAGTGGATATAATACACAGT is part of the Salvelinus sp. IW2-2015 unplaced genomic scaffold, ASM291031v2 Un_scaffold6113, whole genome shotgun sequence genome and harbors:
- the LOC112078711 gene encoding LOW QUALITY PROTEIN: diacylglycerol O-acyltransferase 1-like (The sequence of the model RefSeq protein was modified relative to this genomic sequence to represent the inferred CDS: inserted 2 bases in 2 codons) → MASISSTGSSLPRSNGSEGLSGSYPGNLTLRDLYYFVFAPTXCYELNFPXSPRIRMSFLLRRLFEMLFFTQLLVALTQQWMIPFIQSSMKPLEVKRYGPPMMMERLTQTSRKYTREHRGNAVMVPNHLLWLIFFYWFFHSSLNFIAELLQFGDREFYRDWWNSETITYFWQNWNIPVHKWCLRHFYKPLLKSGVSKWLGQSAVFLASAFFHEYLVSVPLKMLRPWAFMGMMAQLPLAWFVARFLRGNYGNAAVWISLIIGQPIAVLMYVHDYYVLHYREGSVGGGPDDLLREYIPDQPFIGKTNRARNVLYGTL